One segment of Brassica napus cultivar Da-Ae chromosome C3, Da-Ae, whole genome shotgun sequence DNA contains the following:
- the LOC106384221 gene encoding LOW QUALITY PROTEIN: transcription factor MYB3R-3 (The sequence of the model RefSeq protein was modified relative to this genomic sequence to represent the inferred CDS: deleted 1 base in 1 codon), which produces MELKWIFRKRKKMEDECIESKQSTAVSPSSVSEGSSSSFLKSPGAVPTATVSSTHRRTSGPMRRTKGAGWTTEEDEILRQGVCRFKAKSWKKVAEFLPDRTEVQCMHRWQKVLDPNLNKGHWTQQEDETIVELVEKYGPKKWSLISQSLPGRIGKQCRERWYNHLNPGINKEAWTPEEELALLNAHVIYGNKWAEIAKVLPGRTDNSIKNHWNSSLKKKSEFLLANGSLPPTPKYATTKPTPAKPVMAATSSAKNGVLDGATTQFKKPDEEGKDQTNSSVLPQEVVAASPVTSVSEYACSPQLPNPENGYPLYYKPQREYYYMASEADKQRMYGYEYGCSLSTPPVIFFTPLPPCRKDYSNGSGPTSLESFLREAARTFPNMPSIIRKRPRKFVVAPGHNKTDEEEAAKEVVDEKVSPDCEEEEEKQKDGLNAYYISPPYRIGSKRRAVLKSRQLEFISPEAERGDDETKSPEKDKVA; this is translated from the exons ATGGAATTAAAATGGATcttcagg aaaagaaaaaaaatggaggaTGAGTGTATAGAGAGTAAGCAATCAACAGCTGTTTCTCCCTCTTCTGTGTCTGAAGGCAGTAGTAGTAGCTTCCTCAAGTCACCTGGTGCTGTTCCAACTGCTACAGTATCTTCAACGCATAG GAGGACGAGTGGTCCTATGAGGCGAACCAAAGGCGCCGGCTGGACAACGGAAGAG GATGAGATATTGAGACAAGGAGTTTGTAGGTTTAAAGCCAAGTCCTGGAAGAAAGTAG CTGAGTTTCTCCCTGATAGGACTGAAGTTCAATGCATGCATCGGTGGCAGAAAGTTTTGGATCCAAACCTTAACAAGGGACATTGGACGCAACAG gaggATGAGACAATCGTTGAGCTTGTTGAAAAATACGGGCCTAAGAAATGGTCTCTTATATCACAGTCTTTGCCAGGTCGAATTGGGAAGCAATGTAGAGAGAG GTGGTACAACCATTTGAATCCTGGTATCAACAAGGAGGCTTGGACCCCAGAAGAAGAGTTAGCTCTCTTGAATGCTCATGTAATCTATGGAAACAAATGGGCTGAAATTGCTAAGGTCTTACCCGGCAG AACCGACAATTCGATAAAGAACCATTGGAACAGTTCATtgaagaagaagtcagagttctTATTAGCTAATGGTAGCTTACCACCAACACCCAAGTATGCTACTACCAAGCCCACTCCTGCCAAGCCAGTGATGGCAGCAACTTCATCAGCAAAGAATGGTGTTCTCGATGGTGCAACTACACAGTTTAAAAAACCTGATGAAGAAGGAAAGGACCAAACAAACTCTTCTGTTCTGCCCCAAGAAGTAGTAGCTGCTTCACCAGTCACCAGTGTTAGTGAGTACGCTTGTTCTCCTCAGTTGCCTAACCCAGAGAATGGTTATCCTCTTTACTACAAGCCTCAGAGAGAGTACTACTACATGGCGTCAGAAGCGGATAAGCAGCGTATGtatggttatgaatatggttgCAGTCTAAGCACACCACCTGTTATCTTCTTCACTCCACTGCCACCTTGTAGAAAAGATTACAGTAACGGTTCAGGTCCAACGAGTCTTGAATCTTTCTTGAGAGAAGCTGCTAGAACATTCCCAAACATGCCTTCTATTATCAGGAAAAGACCACGCAAGTTTGTTGTTGCTCCGGGTCATAATAAaacagatgaagaagaagctgctAAAGAGGTTGTTGATGAAAAGGTGAGCCCTgattgtgaagaagaagaagagaagcagaAGGATGGATTAAATGCTTACTATATATCTCCCCCTTACCGGATAGGATCCAAAAGAAGAGCTGTGCTCAAGTCAAGACAGCTCGAGTTCATCAGTCCAGAGGCAGAGAGGGGTGATGATGAAACCAAATCACCTGAGAAAGATAAAGTTGCTTGA
- the LOC106388955 gene encoding transcription factor IIIB 60 kDa subunit-like, which translates to MVWCNHCGKSVSGIRPYDGALACNQCGRILENFNFSTEVTFVKNAAGQSQASGNVVRSVQSGVSSSRERRIRLARDEFMNLRDGLGLGDERDDVIDMATRFFTMAVEQNFTKGRRTELVQCSCLYLTCREKNIPFLLIDFSSYLRVSVYELGAVYLQLCELLYIAENKNYEKLVDPSIYIPRFSNALLKGKQDKEVIRTARDIIASMKRDWIQTGRKPSGICGAALYTAALAYGIKCSKTDIVGIVHICEATLTKRLNEFGDTEAGSLSVEELSEREGEMHKRSFATNQTSSKETVHCMHQDSKPVNYGLCEECYRDFISVSGGLVGGSDPPAFQRAEKERMEKEKAAREENEGGISSLNHDEQLNSVREPVCSSVSKSAKACSEKGEGEKDEDDSEVSDESGNFSDVSDTEVDCYINNEEERRYKKVVWEEMNKEYIKEQADKEAALKAANDALNASSSNLPEHARKLVEASRAAVAKSRKEKQQKRAEEEKNAPPPATATEAVRRMLDKKRLSGLINYDLLDELFDTSPTEKPAKISRTETVMEKTKEEKKEVKSNKLEDGENEEEDQEGYVESFDINTDFPDGENLYEEENEEEEEDGYDFGLY; encoded by the exons ATGGTGTGGTGTAACCACTGTGGGAAGAGCGTCTCCGGGATACGCCCCTACGATGGTGCACT GGCGTGTAATCAATGCGGGAGGATATTGGAAAATTTCAACTTTTCTACTGAAGTCACTTTCGTTAAGAATGCTGCTGGGCAG AGTCAAGCGTCAGGTAACGTAGTGAGAAGTGTTCAAAGTGGGGTTTCAAGCTCACGTGAAAGGAGAATTAGACTAG CTAGAGATGAGTTTATGAATTTGAGAGATGGTTTGGGACTTGGTGATGAGAGAGATGATGTGATTGACATGGCTACTCGATTCTTTACA ATGGCAGTTGAGCAAAATTTCACTAAGGGCCGCAGAACTGAACTAGTACAGTGTTCCTGCCTCTACTTGACTTGCAG GGAAAAGAACATCCCGTTTCTTCTTATTGATTTCTCAAGCTACCTTCGTGTTAGCGT TTATGAGTTAGGTGCTGTGTACTTGCAACTCTGTGAATTGCTGTACATTGCGGAAAACAAGAACTATGAAAAGCTTGTTGATCCTTCAATCTATATTCCTCGGTTCTCAAACG CCTTATTGAAAGGCAAACAAGATAAAGAGGTCATAAGAACAGCTAGAGACATTATAGCTAGTATGAAGAGAGATTGGATACAG ACTGGCCGGAAACCTAGTGGAATATGCGGAGCAGCACTGTACACAGCCGCGCTTGCCTATGGTATCAAGTGCTCTAAGACAGATATT GTAGGGATTGTGCATATATGTGAAGCAACTCTAACAAAAAGGTTGAATGAGTTTGGAGATACTGAGGCTGGAAGTTTAAGT GTTGAGGAGCTCTCAGAGAGAGAAGGGGAAATGCATAAAAGATCTTTTGCCACGAACCAGACATCTAGCAAAGAGACGGTGCACTGTATGCATCAGGATAGTAAGCCTGTTAACTATGGACTATGTGAGGAATGTTACCGTGAT TTCATAAGTGTTTCCGGAGGACTTGTTGGTGGGTCGGATCCTCCTGCCTTCCAACGagcagagaaagagagaatggaaaaagaaaaagcaGCTAGAGAAGAAAACGAAGGAGGGATTAGTAGCCTAAACCATGATGAACAACTAAAT TCCGTGAGAGAACCAGTCTGCTCCAGTGTGAGCAAAAGTGCAAAAGCATGTTCAG AGAAAGGTGAAGGGgaaaaagatgaggatgataGTGAAGTTTCAGATGAATCAGGCAACTTTTCTGACGTCAGTGATACTGAG GTGGATTGCTACATTAACAACGAGGAGGAAAGGCGCTATAAGAAGGTGGTATGGGAAGAAATGAACAAAGAATATATTAAG GAGCAAGCAGATAAGGAAGCTGCTCTGAAGGCGGCTAATGACGCTTTAAACGCGAGCAGCTCTAATTTGCCAGAGCACGCAAGAAAGCTTGTTGAGGCTTCTAGAGCTGCTGTAGCAAAATCTAGAAAG GAAAAGCAACAAAAAAGAGCTGAGGAAGAAAAGAATGCACCTCCTCCAGCCACAGCCACGGAAGCTGTTCGCAGAATGCTTGATAAAAAG AGGCTTAGTGGGTTAATCAACTACGATCTTTTGGACGAACTCTTTGATACATCT CCAACTGAGAAACCAGCCAAGATTTCAAGAACCGAGACGGTCATGGAAAAGacgaaggaagagaagaaggaagTGAAGAGCAATAAACTAGAGGATggtgaaaatgaagaagaagatcaagaagGCTATGTAGAATCATTTGACATAAACACAGATTTTCCAGACGGTGAGAATCTCTACGAagaggaaaatgaagaagaggaggaggatggTTATGATTTTGGACTATATTGA